Sequence from the Notolabrus celidotus isolate fNotCel1 chromosome 14, fNotCel1.pri, whole genome shotgun sequence genome:
TCATGGTCAGAAGTCCTGGTCACGTGGGAGTTAAACATTCAGACTTTCCATCCCTGATTAAATTCAGCCCTTCAGTAAACCTCCTCTACTCGTCTGACACAGACAGGCGGCTAAAGATGGGTAGGCGCCGGCCCTCGAAGCTTGGGGATTCTGTGCCGCTGGAGGAAGAGctgagggagcaggaggaggtgtAGCCCTCCTCAGAGAGGGAGTCAGCAGAGGAGCATCTCTGCAAACCAGGAGGGGCACTAATAATGGAGACCTTCCGCTGCTGGGGGAGCTGGAAGGGGAGATTTGGGGATTTGGAGGTGATAATGGAGTTGGTGCATCTGGTGCTGACAGAATCAGACACGGCGTAGAAGCGCAGCGCTGAGTCATTGCTGTCACCTGCAAGGTCTGTGATACCAGAGAAGGGGTAAGAGCAATGCTTCAGTGCTCCTGGGtcagagaagagaggggagaggagctcTGGGCTTCctgtggaggagggaggaggagagacagaggaggcccgggtgaagaggagggaggagggctgCAGCTGTTCGACTGGTTGGAAGGtctgtggagaggaggagaagcctGCAAAGCTAAAGCTGTGGCGCAGCAGAGGAGGCCTCAGCTTCTGCTTCTGAGGAGGTGCAGTAGGGTCACCGCCCTCCATCTCATCAGCGTTGTGGATGAAGTGGCAGCGGGCGCCGTATGGGCAGAAGCCGATGGTGTGGAAAGTGCGGCATGGCTCCGTCTTGTACTTGGGATGCCTGCTGAGCCCTCGCAGCTCGTCCATGCCGTGGGCAAACTGGCACTTTGCACCGTACTTGCAGGTTCCACTTTCCTCAAAGGTGCGACAGAGTTCGGTCTTGTAGCGGGTGGAGATGTGAGGTGCTGGTGTGGGGACTGGTGGTCTGGAGGCGGATGGggaagcagcagagagggaagcagcagagagggaagcagcagagagggaggtgTTGCTGAGGCAGAGGCCTGGTGGAGGGAGCAGCACGTTAGGCATCCTGTCCTCTCGGCCTGTCACGCCGCTCACGTTGCCCTCAATCATGCTGACCGAGCGGTCAACTCTGAAGGGGATGTGActgagcgaggagcgaggaagCTGACCCTCTCGGCTCCACTGCTGGGAAGGGGCCATGCTGAGGCCCCAGCAGGCTGAATCAGTCACCtcggagctgctgctgctgttgctgctaatgctgctgttgttgaactTGGAGTTGGGGAGGGTCACAGGGCACAGAGAATGACGTCGCTGGAAGCCAAGAACCCTGAGACTGTGCTGCTGCCGTTGCTGCTCCGGGTCAGCAGGAGAGCCATCTGTCGCCTCCAGGCCGCGGAAATTCTGTCAcacaaaagaagagaggagaatgGATGTGAGCTCTGTGAATTCCTGGAGCGCTGGAGCGAGACTGGTCGGGCCAAGTCGAGCTGAAAGGAGGTTTTAAACCTGAGGCTAAATCAACAGGATGGATGCAGCTCAAGAAGTCTCATGGGATACAATTTTGagagttttaaaatattttacatgaatcaataaataaaagactttttcatatttttgaagTTGAAGCATTTTAACTGTTCTTTCAATCAACTTTCCCCACAGCAGTTGAATCACATGCAATCTCCTAATAACTTTGAATTGTCTTTTGAACAAACTTTTTTCTTTCCAATCAACAAAGAAATATCTGAAATCCATCCCCTCTACTATCCTAACCTTCCAGGAAAGACATCAAATCTAAGTTTAAAGCCAAACATTCACAAAGGCTGCAGGAAAAGATAGAACAACTTAAATCAAGTATTCTTCCACACATTTGTGAATAAACTTACTCTCAAGATTAAGAGTCAAAATTTGCATCTTGCAGAACATTTGTAAATTGTCATTAGTTGCTCTTACCTTGCAGAACTCTTCGTCCAGTTCCAGGAAAGGGGTCAGAAAGTCGGAGGGCATGGTGAGCTCCGCAGTCCTCTCTTGGCGATAGAGCCGTGTGTCTGCTCAAACCAAGAGGACAAAAAAGTTTCTGCTtccaaaaaaagagaagttaGGGTCTGAGACCAGGAGAGgtgtcagggtctgggagggaAACCCAAAGGATTCTCTGAAGAGTTTTTGAGAACAGACAGAAGATAAAGGTCTGCTTGTTCCTGGAGTAGAAAGAGTTTGAGGGAAGGgggtgaaggagaagagagctACTCTGGTTTTGTTGTAGAGGAGGCAGGGAGTCCTGAAACAGCAAGTCCCTGGGAGGAAAGTTCCCCGACCATCTGTTGGAATCTGCTTTTATAGTTGGGGaaacccacccacccacccacacacacacccacccccGCCTGTGTTCCTCAGGGGGCAGggcagggagtgtgtgtgtgttaatgtgtgttaatgtgtgtgtggggggttgGTTTGGGGGGAAGGGGTCCTGCATTGTAATGGTGTGCTGGGGGGCAGGGTGCGcccagaaaggagaggagagatctGAATGGAGCTACTTTTCCACCCATTCATTACCAAATCCTTAAAGatgcattcttcttctcttaaCTGGGCGTCCACTCACTCTGCAGAGGATCGATACAGCTAAGCAGATAATGACGAGTGTTGCAAATACCAACACATTCACTGTTATTAGAGGAGCTGCTGAATGCATTTCCATCTGTGTTTGAAGAGTACAGTCTCAGAAAAGTAGGTTATCACACTCATagtacaagaagaagaaggttcTAGTCTTTGAGCCTCAAAGCAGGGAATGATATTCTGCAGGGTGAACAAGTTGACATCCTGATATtcacttttaaataaatcacagaAGAGGCTGAATACAACGACCTTAATGCTCTGAAAACTGCAAAAAGGTTGACACAAAATCTTCCAAGCTTTAACATTTCTCCACCACACAGTAGATGTGTCTTCTGGTCACTTTTGCACACTCATTGAACAATGAAATATCACTTTGTGTAACTTCAGATTTGTACATTGGTTTAACTCTGCAACTTGATTCTTCTGTCACAGAAAAGTTGGAAGTTATCTCCTTATTTTGTCCacttatcttgttttattgtgtgAGACATCAGGCTTAAGAATAAGAAatagaaggcaaggcaaggcaaggcaaggcaaggcaaggcaaggcaaggcaaggcaaggcaaggcaaggcaaggcaaggcaaggcaaggcaaggcaaggcaaggcaaggcaaggcaaggcaaggcaaggcaaggcaaggcaaggcagctttatttgtatagtgcattgcatacacaagggcaactcaatgtgctttacattaaaacattaaaagcatgggagacattcagacaagcataaaagaacataattaaaatgacaaatataataaaacagaaaagaaaaggaaaattagaaatatatgaaaaattacattacaattttaatttagCCTCCAGGAGTTAAGAGGAGCGAGTGCGTCCTACATAAAGGAGAAATGGGAACGTGAGGGTAACTTTGCAATCTCGATGGAGGAGTGGGAGGATTTAAATGCCTAATTCCCTGTCATGGAGAGAATACAATTGGAAGAACTTGGTTAGGTTTTTTATAACACCTGtacaaaaacattcagagggGTTAGACTGCATGTTGGAGAAGGTGTGGGACTCAGAGAGCAAACCACTTTCATGTGTTTTGGGATTGTTCAGAGATTGAAAATGACTGGAAGTCAATCAGAGATAGTAtggaacaagttttaaaaaccaagattgatttatgttttcaagTATTGTACCTGGGTAAGATACCACCTCAACTTCTTGGCTTTTCCCAGAGTGTACATGTTTAGAGTAACGCTGGTGGCCAGTGAAAAAGCCATAATGAAAAAGTGGTTATGTCAGGATTCACCTGCATTAGTAGACTGGTTTAATgtgatgcatgacatttttgtaaTAGAAAAAGTAATGTTTACTCTGAGGCTCAAAAGGGATGTTTTTGATAAATGTTGGAAAGGATGGATTGAGTTCATTAACCCCCATAGAACGGATTTCAGGTAAATCTACAGCTGTACTGCAACTCTCTTAGTTCACTGCTACACATggactgttgtgttttctgagaaTGTGCCGTATAAATCTATCTTGAACTTAAATaagaagaaaattgaaaaaaaaaaattaattcaaagtgagttaaaatgagctgagAGCTAACAATGAGctaacaaacataaaataaaccaACATGTCCACTCCAGagaatatacatacaaacaataacacacacagacaaacaagtataaaaacaaatgttcataAAAGTAAAGGAGAAATGAACATCAGAATTAAATGTTGTAATCATAAAGAAACAAATTCTAATCCACTCAGTGTCAAAGTACAGGTGTGAAGTCAAACCCAGGAAAAACCAATGCATGATCTTGGTCTGCACCTAAATTAAACATCACTCTCTATTTCATAAGTAGAACTAGTCCAGGTCTCCATCTTGTTGTGGAAGTTTCTCTTTGGAGTCTTCATTGGTGTGTAATTTGTTCCATTTGATAAATGTCCCAAACCTTCTGGATCCATATATTGTAAGTGGGAGGgtctggtttaaaaaaaaggggtttTAAAGGTACTTTGACTCCCAAGCACAcgcttaaaaaaacatcttcagtccagtgaaaaagaacacaaactcaggaaacacacaaatacacaagatTCAAAAGGTTTTGGTTTGAGTCCACTTCAGTTGATCTTTCTGGAGTAGCAGTAACTTGGTTTGTGGAAGTTTCCACTCAAGTCCACCTCCTGGGTCTTCCTTCTTTGAGACAACAACTCATGCATCCCTCTGTGCATCGATGCACATTCAtacatgctcttttttttatctgtgtatTTTAAACTCTGAGTGTTTCATGTTATAAAGTAAAATCATTGAATTTCCCCTCGAGTCATAATAAGGTATCACTTCATCTCCTCCGCTCTGGTTCCTCCCCTCCTGTCCAAAACCTTGCAAACGCCCGCAGGTGAAAacagagtgtgaatgtgtcagACTGACGATCCGGCCGGGTGAACCACGCCCGGGTTTGTGACTGGAGATTTTGGCTTTTGGATGCCTCGGAGGCGGAGATGATGTCACTGTTTAACGTATAGGTTAAGGAGGTCAGGCATACATACATAATGGACTTCACTCCCACGATACGCCCAGGCCCTCTGCTGTACTCTAACTCCAGTGTTTACCATGTAAATGAGCTGAACTTGTGTCatctttgtttatgtttctcAGCTTTACCTTTAGATATGTAAAGATGGAAAGATGTCCTCGTGTATAAGTGAGTGGTGATCAGACCGCTCCTTCAACGGTGATGTGTCATCGTCACTGTGAGTCGTTTCAAAGACTGATGATGTGTTAAAATGCAAACTCAGGATGTGCAGATAGTTGATAGTCAGATTCCTGACTTTGATCCATGTGCTGCAAACACAGTTTTTAAGTCATCCATAAAACAACAGTCTCTAAATGTGCagagacttcttcttctgtcaggGACACAGTTTCTGATCTGGACGACTCCTAAAGACAAAGATCTTCCTGAAAACAtattaaagacaaaaaacaacatcttcCCCATTTCTATGTCCACTGTCAGAGGACCTTTTCttgtgcagacagagagagagagacacaatcatctaccagtcagggtccgggaggcagacaccctctctacttttaagagtaggcttcaaactttcctttttgctaaagcttatagttagagctggatcaggcttggaccaggtcttagtgatgctgctataggcttagactgacacactgggatcctgtctttccctctctctcctctctctgcctgtctcttcctttaactcttcctgtcccattaaagttactaaccataggcctttctggagtccctgagctcccttgtctcgtaggttcctctggatctctcctttttttgttctgtcattcatcctttctttctttctttctttctttctttctttctttctttctttctttctttctttctttctttctttctttctttctttctttctttctttccttcctttcattccgtccttactttctgtcctttctctttcttttactcATTTCtcactttcattcctttttcctttctttctttctttctttctttctttctttcatttcaatccttcattccttctttctttctttctttctttctttctttctttctttctttctttctttctttctttctttccatgtttcctcatcccttttctccttttcttatcccctcctttccttctgtcattccttccccatttcttctcctctttttctttcttctggtctccctctcttctctcttttcatagacctttctggagtccctgagctcccttgtctcgtaggttcctctggatctctgctgctgtggacgtgccagactccagctgctacaactactactatccgtctccccactatcatccctctctctcttattctcctctatccctctttccagacccaactcggtctcagcagatgtgtgtctaacatgagtctggtcctgctggaggtttctgcctgttaaaggaagtttgtcctcgccgctgtaactaactaaatactgcgaggtgcaatgctcatggtggattaaggtggggtcagactgagtcttatcctgtcttggtgttgggtctctgttcataatttaacatagagtgggctcgacctgctctgtttgtaaaagagtcttgagataacgtttgttgtgatttggcgctatacaaataaagattgattgattgattgacagcatcCACAGATCAATTCTCAGTGAAACCCACCCCTCTGCAAATATCACTTATATTCTTCTTTATGCATAAGAGTGTTAATTCCTTAGATTTAGATGGTAGCGCAGTTGGAAAAGTAGGAGAGAGTCACGTGCGGTAAGGGCCGTGTGTCAGGTTTGAACTCAGGCTGCCCGCTTCAAGGTCTACAGCTTCTGTATGCAGCATGTGATTCAACCACTGAACTCTATCAGCGTCCTCAAAACAGCTTGTAAGTTACATCAAATAAAGAATCATGCAGCATGTTAGAGCTGCAGTCACTGAAGTTAACTATGCCCAGAGAGTCCACCGCTTGTTTTGTAGCTTGAGGATTCAGACTCTCACTGAAACTCTGCGCCCACTTGTTGTCGTGTATTGAAAGTTGTGACACTTTTTCTCAGACATCTCTGCCGATGTGTTGTTTGGGTTGTGCATTGTGTCTCTGTATGCAGGGACGTTTCAGACAGTGTTGAAGTTGTGGTCAGGTGACCTGAGCCTCACAGAAGGAGAGTAAACACTGCAATGTTTACTGTTAGCAGGATTTAAGTGGTAATGCTGAGACCAGACAATGAAATGATACAAGAGAAGTGTTtggtgagaaagagagaacaaagTTGAAGATTTGGATTTCAACACAGGTTGTTATTGCACATGCATATCCCTCAGATGTTGAAGGGTAAATGAACCTGGGATGAATATTGAACGTTGACTTTGAATCTGAGCCGTTGAAGGTTTGATGTTTGGATATTTTTGGCTGTTGAAACTGAGTGACAGTTCATTTAAAGAGGTTGCGAAGAACAACTGTAAAACACGCTGCAGACATGTCTTATCATAACGCCTCACTGATACGttactgtggtgtgtgtgtgtgtgtgtgtgtgtgtgtgtgtgtgtgcctcgaGTTAAATAACTGTAATGCAGTGTGGTTTCCTCCCTGTGGTCGGTTGGTTTGGTAACACACTTACGGTTGTTATgtctcactttctctccctgtttctgtgCCCCTCTCTGCTTTTCAATCTTTCCCTGTTTTCACATGTTTGTTGAGCGATTTGAAAACAACAGATTGAACACACTTCCCCGTTGACGTCCTCTTTGCTCTGAAGgttttgcaaaaactaaaaatTAAGAAATGTTTCTGTCTTATTAAACTTAATATCAGCCACAGTCACCATTACTTGTAATGTGTGACAAAGATCTGCCAGTGGAATAAGAATAATGATCTTAGCTTAAAGAAATAAGAAACTTAAGTCAATCTTTCCTTCAGTCGCAGACGTTTTTATTTACTTCAAGATACTTAggctttatttttgtcttgttaTATCCCAAAATAAGACATTTCCTGGATTTATCAAGTGTTTAaaataagattagataagatatactttattggcccccccattgggggaaattcttttgttacagcagcttacaacacgagacagggaaatacaacaatgtactaacatagttaaaaaatataataacaataataatagcaatgataaaggtaaactaaaatacaataaaatataataaaataaaataaaataaaataaaatacaacaaaataatataaaataaaataaaataaaatgaaataaaacaaaacaaaataaaatacaacaaaataatataaaataaaataaaatacaacaaaataaaataaaatgaaataaaataaaatacaacaaaacaaaataaaataaaataaaatgaaataaaataaaataaaacaaaacaaaataaaatacaacaaaacaaaataaaataaaataaaataaaatgaaataaaataaaataaaacaaaacaaaataaaatacaacaaaacaacataaaataaaataaaataaaataaaatatggcaactattacagatgtatttgtttgtttgtatttgtttgttgcGTATATTAAGTTCAACAATACTTTTTTACTCTAAATCAGACAGTAACACTTGCTTAGTTTTGATATTTTGCAGTGAATTATTCCTGATATGCTGTTATTGTCATGGATCTGTTTTTTGGCACAGCAGCTGAGTCTTACACACAAATAACCAGACAAATTGTGCAGATATGGAATGGATGTAGAaagtgttttcttgtgtttcttgcaGATGCAAATCCCAAAATGCACAGCCCACTAGCATACACCTATGTTCTACTACCATGTGAGTCTTTTGGACCCTTCATAATGTAAGACATATTAATCCAAACCTTTGCACTGCATTATCAATCACTGCAACAAACAGACATTCATTCCAGAGCTTTTCTGAAGTTTTAAGATGTTTACAGGTGGACGTCTTTAAATCATGAAGGTGTGCGTGGAACTCAAAGTCACGTCACGACGGTACTCTAACTCTGGCTGGGAGAAGTCACGTTCTGTGTCAGTTGGCAGTGGTTTGGGTGGAGACGTGGGAGGAGTGAGTTTAAAAAAGCCAATGCAAAGTAgtgctggatgtgtgtgtgtgaagttttATTGACTGCTGTGTTGACAACGAAAAACACGGGATGTTTGGAGTGTCAGTAAAGATGGCTGACAGTCGTTTTTTAGAGAAGAGTGGCGCGAGAAGGGAAATATAAACTTTAAACTTCACAACCTCTAACAGCTTTTTCATACCTCATGATAAGTTTGAAGCTAAACTCTTTAAAGTGCACATTTAATAGATATAAAGTGCAATATCTGCTGGTAAGTTGAAGTGTCTACTTTTGCTCATGCAAGCAAAAAcagtgtcctcctctctctctctctctctctctctctctctctctctctctctcacacacacacacttacacacacacacacacagccacagccCAGCATGCTTGTCAGCCCCCTGTCTGAGCCTGTCTTGGCCTCTTTGTTGAGGCCAGCATGACAAGAGCTCCATTGTCCGGAGGCTCCTCCATATGTTCCCGTATACAGCCCAGTGAAGCATTCTGGACAAAACCAGCACACAGGATCCGATCTAACTGTCCTCTGTCGCTTCATCAAAGAGCTCAGACACAGACTCACGCATTACAAGTAATTCAGGCCCTGCTTTCGGCTTCTTTGACTATGGTATGTCTAATAAGACGTTTCTATTTACTAGAAATAAGACCAAACACTCGTTCAGCTGGAGTTTTTGTCTCCGTTTTAACTGCTGACGATTTCCATCCAAAGATTTAAGTAACAGCCACTCGTTTGGATGTTTataactttgtttgttttgttataactgatTGTCTTTAACACATCGGCCTGAGCTTCTGGTGTTTTGGAAGAGGAGCCAATCAGAGGCACGATTCATAGATGTGATTGAGACAAAATCTTGAATCATAGTTTCTGGACTCGTCTGTAAAGAATCAAGGATAAGATAGTTCAAGATGAGTATATTTACAGTTCATTCAAAGCACAAGCATCATTAGTTGCTCAGTTTTAAGCcttgtgcttgtgtgtctgtTGATGAGATGTTTTCCTCACTCAAATAAGtgaattatattattttataaactTAATAATGGATCATTTATTGGACAATCACTGTGTTTCTATTCTCAATTAAGTCCAGCTTTCATTGTAGCTTGATAAGACAGTTTATTTGGACGACTGTCTTCTTCTTGTCTGAGTGTGTAAGCACAGGGTGAGAGCTGTTTTATTGACTTCCTGGTTGATCTATTTcatcacaaaaaaagtgttcagCAAGAGATTAGCTGAGTTGAATATTGAaccatgaaaacatgaaaacattgtTTACTACCCAGCTTCCTTCTACGCATTTACACCATTTGACTTCTGGTTCAAAGCCCGGCATGCAAATTGTGGAGCATACTCAGAATACCTGGACCAGTTTGGGGCCCAGACTGAGGCGTACACATGCAAGAGGAAATCAATCCTCAACCGCATCACTGAGGAATGTTAGTCCAACATTGAGAAAATCACCTAGTGCAGTTTTAATTGGATTAACGGGTTTGCAAGCATTTCAAAAGTTGagttttatgattttttaaagttatatttttggggcttttacacctttattgatagagggagaggacagtggatagtgtagggaactgggagagtgggggaatgacatgcaggaaaggagcCACAGGCGGGATTCGAACCCGGGCTGCCCGCAACTTAATCAGTAGGGCAGTTGCTGGAGAGAATGTGGGGAAAATAATGCAGaccacacacatatatttttgACATGCAGAAAAATTCAAAGTTATTGGTCAGAAGTAATAAGCGAAATTGAACAGATGCTAGGCAAAAAGAGCAGCGttggaaaacaaaatatacTCCTGGGAACACGTCCTAAAGGACTAAAAAACCAGTTATACCTCTTCTGTGTACTGAGAATAACTGCGCTCAAGCAAATTAcaagaaactggaaaaaaaaggaatctccaagTGCATTCAAGTGGTTAGGAACAGTAGAGAACTTTTACTCAATGGAAAAAGTAAcctatagaataaataaaaatgaaaagttacTTGAAAAAAGATGGCTACCTTTCAAAGCAAGGACAGGATATCAATGAATATAAAGTTATGtgcctgtaaaaaagaaaaggttgaaGCTTATGCCccttatatgtatgtatgtatgtatgtgcatgtgtatgtgtatgtacatacatgtatgtatatgcatatgtatgtgtatgtctatgtatatatgtgtgtatatgtatatgtatatatatatgtatatttattttattctactgggttatttatatatgaatttatgtattttcaatttttgtgttttgattatcTTTAGATAAcccttattatttatttttcatttctatataatttactttccaattttgtatgggtggagggtcacaatgtcaaaaaaaaaaaaaaaaaaaaaaagtgttgtgtcCAAAAATGTTTGAACCTGTAAGAAATGTATATCATGTATATATAAcattgacacaataaagtattaaaaaaaataaaaaatcagtaGGGCAGTTTTATGagttttatgattttttaacATCGTGTAAATATCCTAAATGGTATATCTTCTGTTTTGATTATGCAAATCAACATTTTCCTTACTTCAAAATTTAAATTATTCCCCAAACTTTGTGCGAAACTCAGGTGATTGTCTCTTTTTGTGGCGGGTTAGTTGCAGGCTTTGctgatcacaaaacacaaacatttaagaCAAATCTGCAGCAGCTGGATGAACAAACAACCAGAAGAAGCATTCAACAAAACAGATAGTTGTACACTTTCCAAAAGAAAGGAACATCTGCAAACATGACCTGAAGTAGTGAGACACTGAGTCCCTGTTCCTGTAAACATGGGTTTTTAAGACTGTAGCattaaactgctgtgagttCCTCCCCTGTGTGGTGTTGTTGTTCTACATGAGGCAGATTGCTTGCTGCTTccctaaataaaaacaaatcatgcTTTTAAAATTCACGCTCCTCTCCTCCCCACCGGCCCATTGTCATGAATGTTGGTATTTGGAGGTCATTTCCATCTCAGGGTGGATCTGAATGGTCGTCAAGTGCCCCGTTTGCAAAGCCACGGTCTATTGTTGCAACCTGCTGTGATGTTTGTCATGGTGGTACTTTGCTCCTACTTGCTGTCTTGCATTGATGAGAATGAGGGCCATCACCATCAGAAGTCCTCCAACACATCTGTTATCAGGTCTTCAGTGTTGTGTTCAGCTGTTTGCATATTCTACAGGAAAAGGAGCTGTGATTGTAAAGTTTGTTTGTAGTGTACTGAGCCTAAATTTGGCTCTTAGACAAAGAACAAGTCAGTGTTTGACAGAGTGTCCAACAGATTCATCTACTTACACCTTTCCACTGTTAAAATCAAGGTTCATATTAATCCAACAAGCCCACTCTATGCAGAGACAGACCCATGCCATGTgggtcatgtgaccgaggtttccccttggtaatccctgaatcaaggatcctcctcctcctcctctcctcatccatgttgtctttctggtcctctgaaaacctctgacctgttgactccaggcctggctccgctcatcatgactttggtttgttgttgtagttaagtgaaatacgatctggtgataacacagagtgtttgattctgaaaattaaccggatgttttcatttggttttggtgaaacctgatttcctgtcccgctccatctgctctgttgagattgatgcgtcgtgctccggcatccgggaacaatagaagtcttgtgtatctgatccgtaggactccgacctgctggatcagagacgcagccggaacacaacggagtggatccagtggaagttaacacattgactagagtagaaacctatcagatctggtgccgtgacggatcagaggctgaccggaca
This genomic interval carries:
- the LOC117825463 gene encoding mRNA decay activator protein ZFP36L2-A, whose amino-acid sequence is MPSDFLTPFLELDEEFCKNFRGLEATDGSPADPEQQRQQHSLRVLGFQRRHSLCPVTLPNSKFNNSSISSNSSSSSEVTDSACWGLSMAPSQQWSREGQLPRSSLSHIPFRVDRSVSMIEGNVSGVTGREDRMPNVLLPPPGLCLSNTSLSAASLSAASLSAASPSASRPPVPTPAPHISTRYKTELCRTFEESGTCKYGAKCQFAHGMDELRGLSRHPKYKTEPCRTFHTIGFCPYGARCHFIHNADEMEGGDPTAPPQKQKLRPPLLRHSFSFAGFSSSPQTFQPVEQLQPSSLLFTRASSVSPPPSSTGSPELLSPLFSDPGALKHCSYPFSGITDLAGDSNDSALRFYAVSDSVSTRCTNSIITSKSPNLPFQLPQQRKVSIISAPPGLQRCSSADSLSEEGYTSSCSLSSSSSGTESPSFEGRRLPIFSRLSVSDE